From a region of the Candidatus Polarisedimenticolia bacterium genome:
- a CDS encoding ATP-binding protein gives MFSLPGLDISSGSAKASGSPVRVLLIAEDPQLARLLREGLTKDPEFLCELRTAARPNESLDLVEKAQVDLILFDLPPTGLHGFDALARTLARSHGIPVVVLATPETEELAIRAVARGADDYVVIGSTAGVHLVRAARAALQRNLTVARLRTADRLRSQFVSTASHEMRTPLAIIREFIALARDGTSGPVTATQAECLDGAMRNCDRLTALVNDLLDVARIESGEVKVYRGKVDPASLLRQCHEDFGPQFRSGRQTLQLQAPEGLPEVIGDRPKIQQVLVNLIGNARKFTPEGGCVEVGAVRDGAMVRFFVQDDGIGIAAEHQPMIFEAFTQIARDERPGVKGTGLGLAISR, from the coding sequence ATGTTCTCCCTTCCAGGCTTGGACATCTCCTCCGGAAGCGCGAAAGCGTCCGGCTCACCGGTCCGCGTGCTGTTGATTGCGGAAGATCCGCAGCTGGCGCGCCTGCTTCGGGAAGGGTTGACCAAGGATCCGGAATTTCTCTGCGAGCTCAGGACCGCTGCCCGGCCGAATGAAAGCCTGGATCTGGTCGAAAAGGCTCAGGTCGATCTCATCCTGTTCGATCTTCCGCCGACCGGTCTCCACGGATTCGACGCGTTGGCCCGGACCCTGGCCCGGTCTCACGGCATCCCGGTGGTCGTCTTGGCCACTCCCGAGACTGAAGAGCTGGCAATCCGCGCCGTGGCACGAGGGGCCGACGATTACGTCGTGATCGGATCGACCGCCGGCGTTCATTTGGTTCGCGCGGCGCGCGCGGCGCTCCAGAGGAATCTGACCGTGGCCCGCTTGAGGACGGCGGACCGGCTGAGGTCCCAGTTCGTCTCCACGGCGTCTCACGAGATGCGCACGCCCCTGGCCATCATCCGGGAGTTCATCGCCCTCGCCCGAGACGGGACGTCGGGACCGGTGACGGCCACGCAGGCGGAATGCCTCGACGGGGCGATGCGAAACTGCGATCGGCTGACGGCGCTGGTGAACGACCTTCTGGATGTCGCCCGAATCGAATCGGGAGAGGTGAAAGTGTATCGCGGCAAGGTGGATCCAGCGTCCTTGCTGCGGCAGTGTCATGAGGATTTCGGGCCTCAGTTCCGGTCGGGCCGTCAAACGCTTCAGCTGCAGGCGCCGGAGGGACTCCCCGAAGTGATTGGGGATCGCCCGAAGATCCAACAGGTGCTGGTGAATTTGATCGGCAACGCCCGCAAATTCACGCCCGAGGGAGGCTGCGTGGAGGTGGGGGCCGTTCGCGACGGGGCCATGGTGCGCTTTTTCGTCCAGGACGACGGAATCGGGATCGCCGCCGAGCACCAGCCGATGATCTTCGAGGCATTCACCCAGATCGCCCGGGATGAACGCCCCGGCGTGAAGGGGACCGGGCTCGGTCTGGCCATTTCGCGTTAA
- a CDS encoding MBL fold metallo-hydrolase produces MGRAPKGSVVVVLCMAVVRSGSLHAQQDDFSKVKIKATKVAGNIYMLKGAGGNIAASVGEDGVVLVDDQFAPLADKIQAALKELKITDKPVRFVINTHYHGDHAGGNEPFANTGSTVIAQDNVRKRLERGGPGGNGGSIKFDEKPAAKAALPIITFERDVTLHLNGEDIRALHFPSGHTDGDAIIFFPKNNVVHMGDDFVRYGFPFIDVTSGGSVRGMIEAVEKATAQLPSDVKVIPGHGAISNLDDVRAFTKMLKETSAVVQQAIQQKKTPEQMKKNKILAPWAKWSGDFVNEDAFIDALQLAHGARRVHEAQLKRGGKSRPPQRPGNRRPEEHRVDPLRPRLPPPADRRPAPARKDRSEG; encoded by the coding sequence ATGGGCAGGGCGCCGAAAGGCAGCGTGGTTGTGGTTCTGTGCATGGCCGTCGTCCGGTCAGGGTCTCTGCACGCTCAACAGGACGACTTTTCGAAGGTCAAGATCAAGGCGACGAAGGTCGCCGGCAACATCTACATGCTGAAGGGAGCGGGCGGGAACATCGCCGCGTCGGTGGGGGAAGATGGAGTGGTGCTCGTCGACGATCAGTTCGCGCCCCTGGCGGACAAGATCCAGGCGGCGCTGAAGGAGCTGAAAATCACCGACAAGCCGGTGCGATTCGTGATCAATACGCACTATCACGGAGATCATGCGGGGGGCAACGAGCCCTTCGCCAACACCGGATCGACGGTGATTGCCCAGGACAACGTGCGGAAGCGTCTCGAAAGGGGGGGGCCGGGCGGAAACGGCGGATCGATCAAGTTCGACGAAAAGCCGGCGGCGAAGGCGGCGCTGCCGATCATCACTTTCGAGCGCGACGTCACCCTGCACCTGAACGGCGAAGACATCCGGGCGCTGCATTTTCCCTCCGGGCACACCGACGGCGATGCGATCATCTTCTTCCCGAAGAACAACGTCGTGCACATGGGGGACGATTTCGTGCGCTACGGGTTTCCGTTCATCGACGTGACGAGCGGCGGCAGCGTGCGGGGAATGATCGAGGCGGTGGAAAAGGCGACGGCTCAGCTGCCGTCCGACGTGAAGGTGATCCCCGGGCACGGCGCGATTTCGAATCTCGATGACGTGCGTGCGTTCACGAAGATGCTGAAAGAGACTTCCGCGGTCGTCCAGCAGGCCATCCAGCAGAAGAAGACCCCGGAGCAGATGAAGAAAAACAAGATCCTGGCGCCATGGGCCAAATGGTCCGGGGACTTCGTGAACGAAGACGCCTTCATCGACGCTCTACAACTCGCTCACGGGGCACGGCGAGTTCATGAAGCACAACTGAAACGCGGCGGCAAAAGCCGCCCTCCTCAGCGACCTGGAAATCGACGCCCTGAAGAACACCGCGTCGATCCACTTCGTCCCAGGCTTCCACCTCCAGCCGATAGACGCCCGGCTCCAGCCCGGAAAGATCGATCGGAAGGGTGA